In one window of Plasmodium cynomolgi strain B DNA, chromosome 13, whole genome shotgun sequence DNA:
- a CDS encoding cyclic-nucleotide binding protein (putative) — protein sequence MDDLESRAIENIHDYLKECLDRNNCKADPGGAQRDINDVSLIHNSLKKYVVRLANINNYIKQENYFLRKKNEQLVKKCNERDAFDFYKNEKGTHRMHRTHGPLKTHGTHTMCMNEMHKLSDQNEFIKYKYEQMLRQNLSLQKNNVQLNNTLLNRDKHEPHTNGGNRKIKIENEFLSESPHHLLPHHEEGRNMLGSRNEKDMETEPAEVNYMTFEEKINKILKCTNILEEILAILNSNLKYDEPLIFQKKMNMMEFNFFYDSTNFNLDPSIRDNLQLYKNNSIKMMFHNLCCSERTNECLKQQLSSEKKKSHIYQTYMYDMREKLKDDLNELFRFNRQQNVNYHNLNRCDDSIRHFSEKGSSSSPWNIFYNDNNNEEEENVSRKEHLKYYNYLSDLSTPNFYRMFKMNSSKINHNEKTLTQLWNRIRDLSQDAGCFEKRKYEQICRQGKHDASQAELEDDMQNEVYYFRIKKLISMRKKELDRMLLSGGRQMAIQKKKEDRNKLKNELYLNRVEYKEALREWLRRQEKKLHSGDDPRNPPHRNSPCGSKNIDQFNLYIKRKIINQFIKYKDIYEYLVQNKSVCKNQISKEKFINFFNKHILNFQNCDTAQCSNKGTPGDAERRVIKSCQKGKSLLKDEANQKRGSVYVEEDSTQYHDVTLEDRARRSSHHSEESTLRSDHPGEKQGEATGGKQGDAKREKQREAKRERQREMEKEKQREIKAEMEKQREMKAEQEKQRKIKEEMERQRIMEEKRKRKMEEKKQRKMEEKKQRKMEEKRQRKMEEKRQRKMEEKRLRKMEREKQREEERTRKVQVERERQVNADPPTTEDHAGEEENQNQSELEIEPSDNSQGEQMRKGNLKKNEEMSEKFYMRAENPRRHDSSLEVLINTIKNINKNQTGKNMTSKSVKGLFSPTHSMDKTGRSSLIGESSQKESRASNLSKKDSSQGSVESIKSSNSLGVEPTEGEINQSEGGASDREEFSLGHAESDAAKSDAAKSDAAKSDAAKSDAAKSDAAKSDAAESADAEDGKKRQFFNLSSEPEKDDHMGGEANPEEDINRGGWEIHLGAAARVAEWLSVRGRTINGGSVALDEIKRRNTVRGAGASELIHPQGDAQMGDGESGPGTDSDEKEPRKDDVLEEPNKDLDQNGLPENVDEDGPPKDSNPNGLPKNVDKGESPNNVDKDGPPQNADKDGPPQNADKGESPQDGETTRSNRATDKREKPPPKRIQNENFLESGSEYSEQDLFDNNKYAKVKIHEFRQMLHLHDKNVYTFFMNLIVHSKINLVRDYKNKIFNAKVNATDILEYLLKNYFEADKLAVKEEMRKGGSHTQVHLSEVEFKHIKEYICNNSSSSSLKTLYHKILFLNKENFESFKSRLLEGGVVNLINLFHDEDINNFDKIFDVSFVNFCDIVGISKDTCTYHFNRMDKNYKGKRYIYLRHIFRYLEVERDMKEELHKYNFLSMQKKNLIYIHISECFDNLNKFFKSVEKKNNLYISLNEFIYFFSENEKMEKYSYSQEDVTSLYYSILFYVYYTNKNKVLQTLQFWGESNGGKEGNDPQKTGPTEQNGHNKNEPPRTHPSVGINTIVDQTRENKSPPDDGYNYVNQNLSVYKEYFSLDDFNFAIELKDLYFYFEGFECPFSKIKRRIVEIYGSVKRGLVINQETCNSERDGDDTSSSQSDQEETTDVDVGLQLDSFQLFMRNKYRYKHSDRVCFHEREAKQGKQEKSAKVGKVGRVANLDRESEADSLDEVGTVPPISKKTFMCLMYNIGIHVSHCLTLWKSFSPFLEYDKLDYKIFCGFLNGKITVGSHETEEGVNKIKSKLINTKEEKEEKEEKEEDAIYNYKNRMRGTICSRIINDLSEKDSTQLLTVDEIEVLTQVLNHVTPFNFLDKNEKKNFIQKLKKKCFKKGHDFVSLGGRDVKIGEKEKEEISKGETPSSAYQNNTIVILLNGILRHTTELNSFINSINVIDMVNMRSYTAHTNVAVIEVNKELYTSDFVKLVEQKREVSEEFMSIIDDVPIFKNFPDALKNSLSINVQKCKYKKKKVIIRQHDDPTHFYILKEGEIHFYCNSVMSTPVRVISRCSFFGEVALIFNTLRTCDAVVESDVAHCYCISREYFLSLLNKQIVKEFVEYFRTNYTEGIQHIVKNYSSGNMTAEGALLNEENNRGNRPKGANILQKLPSDGDEMLVEVKRSNLKKDTNQLSQVGSLNRYLSSVTLSGDNITVDVEYINQSNISSFYSDLDKILLKIFNTEQKYFVEEMESHLMKVKVLKKVLNNMKDKETFLKHLKWEKCPKGKHIILEGDSFDKFYFVKEGEISVQQFNQYKNMYEEISTVRKNQYFGHQLILDKKKSSFIAVASMDTELYMLEASLYEHFLAPFIDTLNKINDINHKDELTESINNHVMMKKDKDNDFVIKVIGILKKVNVVQKLNDDQMYYGAKHFNFKFFRKGAVIIRHNDTPDHFYVIKKGIVSVKVDEKEVADIVEHRNNLHSADNNQEEETTHRGGRTKSVYLYKYDYFGELSIINNQLRTATCEAHTNCFLLAIDKVSFVEHFGIIFNELLQEADIRYTKNYSLPPWLKSMYGNGEFNEDMHSMSMKIPELGSSISSISDDSNEMFSFEKEINAKIKREKRNKRKRRGKLKDRNVDDEGMGDHPSTKNENEVEHASSRSLSSNRSLSIVNNEERINKIKEEKRQKIEEIKLNELKVFERIKRKEERKIKALMKKKGVFLQGKNTKEDLNAAQPSGNTGDDQEEGAPAEEGKMITINPESDRKENENQSKDKQPSSIQHKSSSILKKRINPSNSSELKVDKMLKKLLGVICSEYNSIFHFYECIDKFNTGYIKYNDFLNFIVSQNMEELFEGRDNMENLFKYLCDGKGILTLTQFYRNMYREKDIDMYSLNLRLCEVYGSSTLAFKKIVTQFNVQDDSLCSFDNFELVCDTVGLSKTNIKNIWDKINIMNEEQIPLEIIFSILNGEVFVEQAYAAYNEKKSLLNQVVHFFQGNEEDLTKMSTQVIETNFKVNYEEPIIINKCHHKSRSNECQQVVKLLQLDTHFKYLTMDQRKFFATLMNRKAMNSGDVLTNQGDDNAAIIFLYEGTANIISQNIFGIETVIRELKNDELYGCYEAIEGTPADYQVKISSDNAVVWILDRSSYNDHLKEMLEERKQNCLHIFSLLKNVPILRYIPEETLHYLSYAMKVEHHQPNHTIIKENTHDDKFYVICKGLATVEKNSEINKNRLILSTLRTADYFGEMALIKNIRRTANVVLDTQTILLSLVDVEFHRLLTPYFDQFLSRAKANYKKLHLDIELVPAEIASISSNPNIGNTPSGRGARKKVTIQGFDEGDSPVEDPRGKKKGEISIVQSAEETSPKEEPTQESRNSHQGDSKKGSHNKHTDKAKDKGLSRTKKGKEHRLKGKQGEGADGTEKKREKKKDAHK from the exons ATGGATGACCTCGAATCGAGAGCCATAGAAAACATCCACGATTACCTGAAGGAATGCCTGGACAGAAACAACTGCAAGGCTGATCCGGGGGGGGCACAAAGAGACATAAATGACGTCTCGCTGATACACAACTCGTTAAAGAAGTATGTCGTGCGACTAGCCAACATAAACAATTACATCAAGCAAGAAAACtattttttgaggaaaaaaaatgagcaactaGTTAAAAAGTGCAACGAAAGGGATGCATtcgatttttacaaaaatgaaaaagggacTCACAGGATGCATAGAACGCATGGGCCGCTCAAGACGCACGGGACGCATACCATGTGCATGAACGAAATGCACAAACTGAGTGACCAAAATGAGTTTATCAAATACAAATATGAGCAAATGCTGCGGCAAAACCTCtcgctgcaaaaaaataacgtccAACTGAACAACACGCTGCTAAACAGGGACAAACATGAACCACACACAAATGgaggaaacagaaaaatcaaaatagaaaatgaaTTTCTAAGCGAAAGCCCCCACCACTTATTGCCACATCATGAGGAAGGACGAAACATGTTGGGAagcagaaatgaaaaggacATGGAAACAGAACCAGCTGAGGTAAACTACATGAcgtttgaagaaaaaataaataaaatccTCAAGTGTACAAACATTTTGGAAGAAATTTTAGCCATCCTTAACAGCAATTTGAAATATGACGAACCACttattttccaaaagaaGATGAACATGATGGAa TTTAATTTCTTCTACGATTCTACTAACTTCAATTTGGATCCCTCGATAAGGGATAACCTCCAgttgtacaaaaataatagcataaaaatgatgttcCACAATTTGTGCTGCTCCGAAAGAACAAACGAATGTCTGAAACAACAGTTatcaagtgaaaaaaaaaaatctcataTTTACCAAACGTATATGTATGACATGAGAGAGAAGTTAAAGGATGACCTAAATGAACTGTTCAGATTTAATAGACAGCAAAATGTGAACTACCATAATTTGAATCGATGCGACGATTCGATTCGCCATTTTAGTGAAAAGGGGAGTTCTTCATCCCCCTGGAACATATTCTACAATGATAACAAtaacgaggaagaagaaaatgtctCAAGGAAGGAACACCTAAAATATTACAACTACCTTTCTGACTTGAGCACACCAAATTTTTATCGCATGTTTAAAATGAATAGCTCCAAAATTAACCATAACGAGAAAACGTTGACCCAATTGTGGAATCGGATTAGGGACCTCAGCCAGGATGCCGGTTGCTTCGAG aaGAGGAAATATGAACAGATCTGTAGACAAGGCAAACACGATGCCAGTCAGGCCGAGCTCGAAGATGACATGCAAAATGAAGTATACTActttagaataaaaaaattaataagcatgaggaagaaggaactGGATAGGATGTTACTATCGGGAGGACGCCAAATGGctatccaaaaaaaaaaagaggacagaaacaaattgaagaatGAATTGTATTTAAATCGTGTGGAATACAAGGAGGCACTGCGCGAATGGTTAAGaaggcaggaaaaaaaattacacagcGGTGACGATCCTAGGAACCCCCCCCATAGGAATTCCCCCTGTGGGAGCAAAAATATTGACCAATTCAACCTCTACATCAAgcgaaaaattattaatcaGTTCATAAAATACAAAGACATTTACGAGTATTtggtacaaaataaaagtgtTTGTAAAAACCAGATAAGCAAAgagaaatttattaatttttttaacaagcatattttgaatttccAAAATTGTGACACTGCACAGTGCAGTAATAAAGGGACTCCTGGAGATGCAGAAAGGAGAGTCATTAAATCATGccagaaggggaaaagccTGCTTAAAGATGAGGCCaaccaaaaaaggggaagtgtTTATGTGGAGGAGGACAGTACTCAGTATCATGACGTTACATTAGAGGATCGTGCAAGACGCAGCAGTCACCATTCTGAGGAGAGCACCCTGCGGAGTGATCACCCCGGTGAAAAGCAGGGCGAAGCcacaggggggaagcaggGGGAtgccaaaagggaaaaacagaGGGAAGCCAAACGGGAAAGACAGAgggaaatggaaaaggagaagcagcggGAAATAAAAGCAGAGATGGAGAAGCAGAGGGAAATGAAAGCAgagcaggagaagcagaggaaaataaaagaagaaatggagaGACAGAGGataatggaggaaaaaaggaagagaaaaatggaggaaaaaaagcagagaaaaatggaggaaaaaaagcagagaaaaatggaggaaaaaaggcagagaaaaatggaggaaaaaaggcagagaaaaatggaggaaaaaaggctgagaaaaatggagagagagaaacaaagggaagaagaacgaaCGCGAAAAGTGCAAGTAGAGCGGGAGCGCCAAGTGAACGCAGACCCACCCACCACTGAGGACCATGCGGGCGAAGAGGAGAACCAAAACCAAAGTGAGCTCGAAATCGAACCAAGTGATAACAGCCAAGGGGAACAAATGAGGAaaggaaatttaaaaaaaaatgaagaaatgtcAGAAAAATTCTACATGCGAGCAGAGAATCCCAGGAGACATGACTCCTCCCTAGAGGTGTTAATAAatactattaaaaatataaacaaaaatcaaacaggaaaaaatatgaccaGTAAAAGTGTAAAAGGTTTGTTTTCTCCTACCCATTCGATGGACAAAACGGGTCGAAGTAGTCTTATTGGGGAATCTTCTCAAAAGGAGAGCAGAGCATCGAATTTGAGTAAAAAGGATAGCAGCCAAGGTAGCGTAGAGTCCATCAAGTCGAGTAATTCATTGGGTGTAGAACCCACCGAAGGGGAAATTAACCAAAGTGAAGGAGGAGCAAGTGATCGTGAAGAATTTAGTTTAGGCCACGCCGAATCGGATGCAGCCAAATCGGATGCTGCCAAATCGGATGCAGCCAAATCGGATGCTGCCAAATCGGATGCTGCCAAATCGGATGCTGCCAAATCGGATGCTGCCGAATCAGCTGATGCGGAAGATGGGAAGAagaggcaattttttaatttgtcaaGTGAACCGGAGAAGGATGATCACATGGGGGGAGAAGCTAACCCAGAAGAGGATATCAATCGGGGTGGATGGGAAATACACTTAGGTGCCGCGGCGCGGGTTGCAGAATGGCTAAGCGTTAGGGGCAGGACTATCAACGGCGGATCGGTCGCCCTAGACGAAATTAAGAGGAGAAACACCGTGAGGGGTGCGGGCGCGTCAGAATTGATACACCCGCAGGGGGATGCGCAAATGGGAGATGGCGAAAGTGGACCGGGGACAGATAGCGATGAGAAGGAGCCACGAAAAGATGACGTTCTAGAGGAGCCTAATAAAGACCTCGACCAAAATGGACTCCCCGAAAATGTTGATGAGGATGGACCCCCCAAAGATAGCAATCCAAATGGACTCCCCAAAAATGTTGATAAGGGTGAATCTCCCAATAATGTCGATAAGGATGGACCCCCGCAAAATGCTGATAAGGATGGACCCCCCCAAAATGCTGATAAGGGTGAATCTCCCCAAGACGGTGAAACCACGCGCAGTAACCGCGCAACCGACAAGAGAGAGAAGCCCCCCCCTAAACGCatccaaaatgaaaacttcCTCGAATCGGGAAGCGAATACTCCGAACAAGACCTCTTCGACAACAACAAATATGCTAAAGTAAAAATTCACGAGTTCAGACAAATGCTTCATCTGCacgataaaaatgtgtacaccTTTTTCATGAACCTAATTGTGCATAGCAAGATTAACCTAGTGAgggattataaaaataaaattttcaacgcGAAGGTAAACGCAACAGACATATTAGAGtaccttttaaaaaactacTTCGAAGCGGATAAATTAGCTGTCAAGGAggaaatgagaaaaggagGTTCACACACACAAGTACACCTAAGCGAAGTAGAATTCAAACACATTAAAGAGTACATATGCAACAACAGCAGTAGCTCTTCTCTAAAAACACTATACCATAAGATTCTCTTTTTGAATAAAGAAAACTTCGAAAGTTTTAAAAGTCGTTTGCTGGAAGGTGGGGTGGTAAACCTAATTAACCTTTTCCACGATGAAGACATTAACAACTTTGACAAAATTTTCGACGTTTCTTTTGTTAATTTCTGTGATATTGTGGGAATATCGAAAGACACATGCACATACCATTTTAACCGCATGGACAAGAATTACAAAGGGAAAaggtatatttatttaaggcACATATTTCGCTATCTGGAGGTGGAAAGGGACATGAAAGAGGAGTTACACAAATACAATTTCCTTtctatgcagaaaaaaaatttaatttatattcatATCAGCGAGTGTTTTGATAACTTAAATAAGTTTTTCAAATCtgtggagaagaaaaataacttaTACATCAGCCTGAACgagtttatttatttcttttccgaaaatgagaaaatggagaagtaTTCTTACTCCCAGGAGGATGTGACCTCCTTGTATTACtccatccttttttatgtatactaCACGAATAAGAACAAGGTATTGCAGACGCTACAATTTTGGGGGGAGTCAAACggggggaaagaaggaaatgaCCCTCAGAAGACGGGACCAACTGAGCAAAATGGACATAACAAGAACGAGCCACCCAGGACACACCCCTCCGTTGGTATAAACACAATTGTTGATCAAACTCGAGAAAACAAATCACCCCCAGATGATGGATACAATTATGTTAATCAGAATTTGTCTGTCTACAAGGAGTATTTTTCCCTGGACGATTTCAATTTTGCCATTGAGCTGAAGGACCTTTACTTTTACTTCGAGGGCTTCGAGTGCcccttttcaaaaataaaacggaGAATTGTGGAGATTTACGGATCAGTGAAAAGGGGACTGGTAATTAACCAAGAGACTTGCAACAGCGAGAGGGATGGAGATGACACGAGTAGCTCACAGAGCGATCAGGAGGAGACGACAGACGTGGACGTGGGTCTGCAGCTTGACTCCTTCCAGTTGTTCATGCGGAACAAGTACAGGTACAAGCACAGCGATCGGGTTTGCTTCCACGAGCGGGAGGCGAAGCAGGGCAAACAGGAAAAATCAGCCAAGGTGGGCAAGGTGGGCAGAGTGGCCAACCTGGATAGGGAATCCGAAGCGGACTCGCTGGACGAGGTGGGCACAGTCCCCCCAATCAGCAAGAAAACCTTCATGTGCCTGATGTACAACATAGGGATACACGTGAGCCACTGCCTGACCCTGTGGAAgagcttctccccctttctgGAGTACGACAAGCTGGACTACAAAATATTCTGCGGGTTCTTAAACGGGAAAATAACCGTAGGGAGCCACGAAACGGAGGAAGGcgtaaacaaaattaaaagcaaGCTAATAAACACcaaggaagagaaggaagagaaggaagagaaggaagaggACGCCATCTACAACTACAAAAACAGGATGAGGGGAACCATCTGCTCTCGCATAATAAACGACTTAAGCGAAAAGGATTCAACACAACTGCTCACAGTAGACGAAATAGAGGTTCTAACGCAAGTGCTGAATCATGTCACcccgttcaattttttggacaaaaatgaaaaaaaaaacttcatacaaaagttaaaaaaaaaatgttttaaaaagggcCACGATTTTGTGTCCCTGGGGGGGAGAGACGtaaaaattggagaaaaagagaaagaggaaatctcaaagggggaaacccCGAGCAGTGCCTACCAAAACAACACCATCGTTATCCTGTTGAACGGAATTTTAAGACACACCACGGAGCTTAACTCCTTCATAAACAGCATCAACGTGATCGACATGGTCAACATGCGCTCCTACACAGCACACACAAATGTAGCCGTGATTGAGGTAAATAAGGAGCTATACACGAGCGACTTTGTAAAGCTAGTGGAACAGAAAAGAGAAGTTTCGGAAGAGTTTATGAGCATTATCGATGATGTACCcatctttaaaaatttcccaGATGCCTTAAAAAATAGCCTATCCATAAAtgttcaaaaatgtaaatataaaaaaaaaaaagttatcatAAGACAGCATGATGATCCtacccatttttacatactgaaagagggggaaatacATTTCTACTGTAACAGTGTGATGAGCACCCCGGTGAGGGTCATTTCTagatgttccttttttggggaaGTAGCTCTCATATTTAACACTCTGAGAACATGCGACGCGGTGGTTGAGTCGGATGTAGCTCACTGCTACTGTATTTCGAGGGAGTacttcctttcccttttgaataaacaaattgtgAAAGAATTTGTGGAATATTTCAGAACCAATTACACAGAGGGTATTCAGCACATCGTTAAGAATTATTCAAGTGGGAATATGACAGCGGAAGGGGCACTGCTTAACGAAGAAAACAATAGAGGGAATCGTCCCAAAGGAGCAAACATCCTGCAGAAGTTACCCTCCGATGGAGATGAAATGCTGGTTGAAGTCAAACGAtcgaatttgaaaaaagacACAAATCAGCTCTCCCAAGTTGGTAGCCTAAATAGATACCTCTCCTCAGTAACCCTCTCAGGAGACAACATTACAGTGGACGTGGAGTACATCAACCAAAGTAACATCAGCTCATTCTACAGTGATTTGGATAAAAttctgttaaaaattttcaacacagaacagaaatattttgtgGAAGAAATGGAATCCCACTTGATGAAAGTTAAGGTATTAAAAAAGGTCCTAAATAACATGAAGGATAAAGAAACCTTTCTTAAGCAtctcaaatgggaaaaatgtCCAAAGGGAAAACACATCATATTGGAAGGTGATTcctttgataaattttactTTGTTAAAGAAGGAGAGATATCCGTACAACAATTTAATCagtacaaaaatatgtatgaGGAAATATCCACAGTTAGAAAGAATCAATACTTTGGTCATCAGTTAATTTtggataagaaaaaatcctCCTTCATTGCGGTAGCCTCCATGGACACAGAACTGTACATGTTAGAGGCATCCCTATATGAGCACTTCCTTGCCCCCTTTATCGACAcactgaacaaaataaatgatattAACCACAAGGATGAGCTAACAGAGAGTATAAATAACCACgtgatgatgaagaaggaCAAGGACAACGATTTTGTAATAAAAGTCATAGGAATTCTAAAGAAGGTAAATGTGGTTCAGAAATTAAATGACGACCAAATGTATTATGGTGCCAAACAtttcaattttaaatttttcagaAAGGGAGCAGTTATAATAAGGCATAACGATACTCCTGACCATTTTTACGTAATCAAAAAGGGAATCGTTTCCGTTAAGGTGGACGAGAAAGAGGTGGCAGATATCGTTGAGCATAGGAACAATCTGCACAGTGCGGATAATAAtcaagaggaagaaactaCACACAGAGgtggaagaacaaaatcgGTCTACTTGTACAAGTATGATTACTTCGGAGAATTATCCATTATAAATAATCAGCTGAGAACTGCCACCTGTGAGGCTCACACGAATTGCTTCCTACTAGCCATTGACAAGGTCTCCTTTGTTGAGCACTTtggaataatatttaatgagCTACTACAGGAAGCTGACATAAGGTACACGAAGAATTACAGCCTGCCGCCGTGGCTCAAGTCCATGTATGGTAATGGTGAGTTTAACGAAGACATGCACTCTATGTCGATGAAGATCCCGGAACTGGGAAGCTCCATCAGTAGCATTTCGGACGATAGTAACGAGATGTTCAGCTTCGAGAAGGAGATAAATGCGAAGAtaaagagggagaagcgaaacAAGAGGAAGAGGCGGGGGAAGCTAAAAGACCGTAATGTAGACGACGAAGGCATGGGTGATCATCCCtctacaaaaaatgaaaacgaagTCGAACATGCCAGCTCGAGAAGTCTCTCCAGCAACCGTAGCCTAAGCATTGTGAACAACGAAGAAAggattaacaaaattaaggaggagaagaggcaaaaaatagaagaaattAAGCTGAACGAATTGAAGGTGTTCGAACGGATAAAGCGGaaggaggagagaaaaattaaagccttgatgaagaaaaagggagtaTTCCTCcaaggaaaaaacacaaaggAAGACTTAAACGCAGCTCAGCCAAGCGGCAATACGGGGGATGACCAAGAAGAGGGAGCACCCgcggaggagggaaaaatgaTAACCATAAACCCTGAATCAGAtaggaaggaaaatgaaaaccaaTCGAAAGATAAGCAACCAAGTTCCATACAACATAAATCGTCgagtattttaaaaaagaggatCAATCCATCGAACTCTTCCGAGCTGAAGGTAGACAAAATGTTGAAGAAGCTCCTGGGGGTTATCTGCTCAGAATACAAttctatttttcatttttatgaatgcaTAGACAAGTTCAACACTGGGTACATAAAATACAACGACTTCTTAAATTTTATCGTGTCCCAAAATATGGAAGAATTATTCGAAGGCAGAGACAATATGGAAAACTTGTTCAAGTACCTCTGTGATGGGAAGGGCATCTTAACATTAACACAGTTTTACAGAAATATGTACAGAGAGAAAGACATCGACATGTACTCACTGAATCTACGTCTGTGCGAAGTGTACGGAAGCAGTACGTTAGCGTTTAAAAAGATAGTTACTCAGTTCAACGTACAAGATGATAGTCTTTGCAGCTTTGATAACTTCGAACTAGTGTGCGATACCGTAGGGCTGAGCAAAacgaatataaaaaatatttgggaTAAGATTAACATAATGAATGAGGAACAGATTCCCCTAGAAATTATATTTAGCATTTTGAATGGAGAAGTTTTCGTGGAACAGGCCTACGCGGCTTACAATGAGAAAAAGTCACTGCTAAATCAggttgttcattttttccaaggtAATGAAGAAGAcctcacaaaaatgagtacCCAAGTTAtagaaacaaattttaaggTAAATTACGAAGAGCCAATAATAATCAATAAGTGTCATCATAAATCCCGCTCTAATGAATGTCAGCAAGTGGTAAAACTGTTGCAGCTTgatacacattttaaatacTTAACAATGGACCAGAGAAAATTCTTTGCAACTTTAATGAACCGGAAGGCTATGAACTCGGGAGATGTGCTAACCAACCAAGGGGATGATAACGCGGCTATTATATTCCTCTACGAGGGGACTGCCAACATAATTAGCCAGAACATTTTTGGAATTGAAACTGTGATTAGAGAGCTTAAAAATGACGAGTTGTACGGCTGCTACGAAGCTATTGAAGGGACACCAGCAGATTATCAAGTAAAAATATCCTCCGATAATGCTGTCGTTTGGATCTTAGATAGATCATCCTATAACGACCACTTAAAAGAAATGCtagaagaaagaaaacaaaactgtttgcatattttttccttactcAAAAATGTGCCCATTCTGAGATACATCCCAGAGGAAACACTGCACTATCTTTCCTACGCAATGAAGGTTGAACATCACCAACCTAACCATACTATCATAAAGGAGAACACACATGATGATAAGTTTTACGTCATATGTAAAGGTCTCGCAACTGTTGAAAAAAACTctgaaattaataaaaacaGACTTATTCTCTCGACCCTTCGAACGGCAGATTATTTTGGAGAAATGgccttaataaaaaatatcagacGAACTGCAAATGTCGTTTTAGATACTCAGACCATTTTGTTGTCTCTTGTCGATGTGGAATTCCACAGATTGTTAACTCCCTACTTTGATCAATTTTTAAGCAGAGCTAAAGCGAACTATAAGAAATTGCACTTGGATATCGAACTCGTTCCCGCGGAAATTGCCAGCATTAGTAGCAACCCCAATATTGGGAATACCCCATCCGGGAGGGGCGCACGGAAAAAGGTGACGATACAAGGATTTGACGAGGGGGACAGCCCGGTGGAGGATCCACGGGGTAAGAAAAAGGGCGAAATTAGCATCGTGCAATCTGCGGAGGAAACATCACCGAAGGAGGAACCAACCCAGGAGAGTAGGAACAGTCACCAGGGGGatagcaaaaagggaagtcaCAACAAACATACTGACAAGGCCAAAGATAAGGGGCTGAGCAGAACcaagaaggggaaagagCATAGATTGAAGGGGAAGCAGGGGGAAGGGGCAGATGGTACTGAaaagaagagggagaaaaaaaaagatgcacaCAAGTGA